In Bacteroidetes bacterium GWF2_43_63, the sequence CTTTTGTACTATACGCATACTTTAAAGAAAAAGTTGATAAAACAAATTTCTTCGGAATTATTATTTCCTTTATTGGAGTATTGCTTGTTATTTTCGAAGACGACTACACGCTGTCCGCTTCACCGGTTGGGCTGGCATTCATGTTTTTCGCAGTATTCAGCGCATTCGGATATACCATTGTTATAAAAAATCTTACGCAGAAATATAATTCCTTTACCATTGTAACTTACCAAACGCTCATTGGAGCCATACTGTATGTTCCGTTGTTTTTATTCTCCGATTTCAGCGTGGTTGCTCAGGTTGAATTCACCTGGCAGATGCTGACAGCCACAGCAGTACTGGCCATTTTCGCAACTGCCATTGCCTATATTTTGTTCTCCACCGGTATTCGCGAAATCGGAGCCATGCAATCAACCATTTTTGCCAACCTGATACCTGTTCTCACTGCTTTGATGGCGCTGCTATCTGGTATGGAAGAACTTCCGTTGCGTAAACTGGCCGGAGTCCTCATCGTTATTCTGGGCGTATTTCTCTCCCAAAGCAAAAAACCATTTCTCGGACTTCCGGGTATGGTGTGGAATTATTTTGCGAAAAGAAAATGAGTTGAATCATGAACAATCCGTGCATTCAGACGGATCAAGAAAAACAAGGAAGGAAGAAGTCTGAACGGAGGTGAGAAGTTAGAAGCAAAGTAGGAAGGTAGATTTGAATTACGGATTAAAAATTCCACAAATTCAAATTTTATTATTGAATTTCAAAGAAGTTTTCAAATACAAATGGAGGTTGTTTTAAAATCCTTCAAACTTCGTACATCCTTGTTCCTTGTTCAGTGTTCTAAAGCACTTTTGCCGCCAATGCCAAAAACAACTTCATCCCTTCTTCGGATTCAGCATTCATGCGGTAATTGATATTGTCGGTCAGGTACGAAACAGCATCGTCAAACGAAAGTCCGGCTGAACCAAGATGCCTCACTGCGGCTGACGGATCCTGTATTCCCGCTTCCAGCGCTGCTTTTAGAATCTTCAAGGAATCGTCTTTCACGTCATTGCGTGCAATCCAGACAGCAAACACGAAGGGAAGACCAGACATCTCTTTCCAGGCCTCACTCAAATCGTAACAATACTTGTAATCTTTCTGCAGTCCGAACGCTTTGTCGCCAATGGCTATTCGAGCATCGGCCGAAGCATCATCGTGTTTCACAAAGGCCGGATGTATGTTCCAGTGATTATGACAGAGGATTTTCAGTAACAGATTTGAACTGCGCGAATGACTATCGGGTGAAATGTGCTTTATGTCCAGCAAAGGCCTGTTACTTAAAAGCAACACAGAGCGTACCGGCCCGTCAGCACTGATGCAATACGGTTTTACAATCTGATAATTCTCCAGATCATTCAGCGATCCAACCGGAACGAGCGCAACATCGCTGATCCCTTCTGCAAAATTTTTTGCACAAATTGACGGGTTTACGATGCTAAGCTGCGAAAACAAACCGTCGTCTGCATTCAATAATCCGAAATGAAAAGGATACGAGTTTAAATAGCTAACAAGTGAAATATTCATACTATAGTGGAAATCGGATACAAAGGTAGTCTTTCATTTCAGCAATCATGTTAAACGGGATGATGATATTTATCAACAATAAAATATTATCTTCGCAAAGACGAAATACAAAATGAAAACCGATTCTATCATTAGCCGCTTATCCGCCTGGGCCGACGAATTTCGCACCGGCACAAAACTCTTTTCAACCGAAGATCTGCCCGAAGCCTTTTATCAGACACAAATTCACAATAAGTGGTTTACGAAAGAAAACATTATTGCTTCCGTAAATGCGCTTGCAGACATGATGTCGGATAAAAATGCCGTTGAAGGCTGGCTGAAAAATTATCCGGAAACGACAGCAACTGCAAAAATAATACTGTTGGTTTTACCCGGCAACATTCCCGCTGTTGGCTTCCACGATGTGCTCTGCACCTTACTTTCAGGGCACTCTGCCGAAATAAAATTGTCTTCGGATGACAAATTTTTAATTCCATGGATGCTCAGAATCGCAGAAAAATACTTTCCGGAATGGACGGACCGCATTCATTATCACGAAGGGTTGATGACCGGTTTTGATGCGGTAATTGCAACGGGGAGTAATCAGTCGGCAAAAACTTTTGACACCTATTTCTCCGGCAAGCCAAACATCATTCGCCACAGCAGAAGCAGTATTGCAATAGTTCACAACAATGACAGCGACGAGGATCTGCATAATTTGAGCAACGATGTTTTTATGTATTTCGGTCTCGGATGCCGCAATGTGTCGTTGATTTTTCTGCCACAAGGCTTCGATAAACAAAGACTTTTTGATGCCTTTTTGCCATGGAAAGATCTGGAATATCACAACGCATTTGCCAATAACTATGTGTACTACAAAGGCTATTTCAGCCTTTCGAAAGAAGAGCCCCTCGATGGTTCGTTTTATTTGCTGCGCGAAAACAAATCCACAGCCGCTCCTGTGGCCGTTGTTCATTTTTCTGAATACAGCGATATCAGCGAAGTGAAACAATATATTTCGGAAAATACCGATCATATTCAATGCGTTGTTTCCACACAAAATGAAATCGAAAACGCTGTAAAACCTGGTCAGGCGCAGTCTCCGCGCATTGATGACTACGCGGATGGAGTTGATACGATGGCGTTTCTTGCTGCGTTATAACCCATGTCACGGATTATTTACCCGTTAAATTATTTTTAAGGAGTTCATGAGCTCAGCGCTTATAGCGCTTCGGTTACAAATCCGCGCCATGGGTAGAGTTCCATTTTTTAATTCCATTGCAAATTCTATATCACAAGTCAGGTTTGCGTATTTTTCTTACTTTTGTTTATAATCATTAGCCATGAAACTATCGAGAAAGTGCGAATATGCCTGTTTAGCCATGATAGAACTGTCGGGTCACAAATCTGACGAATATACTAAAATTGAGTCCATTGCAACTACCTGGAATATTCCAAGAAAATTTCTCGAACAGATTCTGATCACGCTGAAAAATGCGGGCTACCTCCACAGCCGCAAAGGCGCCGAAGGCGGTTATAAACTTGCGAAAGAATCTTCGAAAATATCACTGGCCGAAATCATCCGATTAATTGATGGGGCGCTGGCTCCGGTTGAAAGTGTTTCGACCTATTTCTATGGATCGTCACCCACTGAAAAGCATCCGGGCTTCATCAACATCATGAAAGATATTCGCGACTATGTGTCCGAAAAGCTTGAAAAGACTACGTTTGCCGATCTTGTCAGAAAGTAGTTTTTCGGCTGACAACTACCACTAATCTTACATATCGTCCCTTTTTAAATTCCGTTTTTTTAAAGGTGCTTCACGTAAAACGTGACACGTCGCACGCCTTGTTCCTGGGGTGGAGTTTATCCCGCTGTTGACACTTCGACGGAGTTTATCCTGCGGAACGCAGGGCTCAGTGTGACAGCGGCGGGGCCCGAGGCTATTCTAATTTAACTCCGGAGTTTACTCCGCAGGAGGCGGAGGAGTATCTGATGGAGCTTCGCAACTCATTTGTACGCCTTCGGCAGCCAACAACTGCTAAAAATTCTTTTTCAACTTTTCAACTTTAAGAACTTTCAACTGCCTCGGTTTGGCCAGCGTCATTCCAACGCTTCGTGCTACAAAGAAAGACAAAAATGCGATCCAGAGATTCATTTCAGGAAAAACGCTTTCAAGCAAAAAATACAAAGGAAAGAATACTCCGAGAACCGCTATCAGCATCACATTGCGCATAGCAGCAGTATGTGTCATTCCGGCAAAAATGCCATCCCACATGAATGCAACGAAAGAAACCAGTGGAATCAGCACCACCCAGAAACGCTGCTTCAGAGCGAGATCAAGCAATGTCTGATTATCGGTAAGCAAACCAAAAATCCATTGTCCGCCCATGAAATAAAGCAAACTAAAAACAAGACTTGTTCCCAATGCCCAACGGAAAAGCGTTCTCACGGTAAGCCGCAACAGGCGGATCTTTCCCGCACCCAGATATTTTCCACTGAGACTTTCGCCTGCATATGAAAAGCCATCAATAAAAAACGAGAAGAACATGAAAAACTGCATCAGCAGAGTGTTTACAGCTAACACATCATTTCCGTACAACGAAGAAGCATAGGTAAACCATGAGAAAACAGTAAGCAAACTAAATGAGCGAAGGAAAATATTCGCATTGACAGTCAGCACACGCAGCAGTTTCGAAAAAAGAAATACAACTTTCAAAACCGGCTTCACAAGCAACTTTCGATGTCTTACAAGAATAATGATTATCCCAAACACCAACGCACTCCAGCCCGCAATCAATGTTCCAAGCGCCACGCCGTCGGCTTTCATGCCCAATTCGACAACAAAAACAAGATTGAGCACAACATTAATTACATTTTCAAAAATAATCATCAACATGGCAGCAGCTGAATCCTGCACGCCAAGCAACCAGCCAAGTATTACAAAATTCAGCAGCGAAGCCGGAACCACCCAAATACGGATATCATAATACTCAGTGATGATTCCGTCCAACGCAAAATCAGGTTGCAGCATTTCAATGCCAATCCAATAAATCGGATTACGGAATAGTATAGTCAGAAGCCCGATAAAACCAGCTATTAAAACACTTCTATAAAATGATGCTGAAATTTCACTTGTGTTTTTTGCGCCAAAATTCTGAGCCGTTATTCCTGTTGTGGACATACGCAAAAAGCTAAAGCTCCACAAAATAAAATTAAAAATTATACCTGCAAGCGACACCGCCGCCAAATATAAAGTAGATTCAAGATGCGCCAGCACAGCCAGATTCACGGTGACAAGCAGCGGAATACTCAGGTTTGCCAGAATGTTTGGAACAGCCAGTCTCAGAAGTTCTTTGCGCATATTATCCCCTCAGAAAAGTAAAATTGTTTTCATCCGAAAGCTTTCGTTCAAAATAATAACCACTCAAATCAAACGCTGTAAGACTTTCAACATCCGTAATCCTGTTTTGAATGATAAAACGCGACATCATTCCACGCGCCTTTTTCATCTCAACCACGTTGATGAATGGCTTTCCAGCTTTCATTTCCTTGAAAGCAACATTAATAATTCTGACATTGGCAGAAATATGTGGAATGATCATTTTGCCGTATTCATCCGAAGTGAGATTAATCAGAAGATTGCTTTTCAGTTTTCTCAAGTCAGCTTCAATGTTTTTTGCCGGATGTGAATTCCAGAATGAATACAGATTCCTTTGATCACGCACCGAAACAGGCGTTTGTGCTTCGAGCCGATACGGCAAT encodes:
- a CDS encoding Rrf2 family transcriptional regulator, translated to MKLSRKCEYACLAMIELSGHKSDEYTKIESIATTWNIPRKFLEQILITLKNAGYLHSRKGAEGGYKLAKESSKISLAEIIRLIDGALAPVESVSTYFYGSSPTEKHPGFINIMKDIRDYVSEKLEKTTFADLVRK